One genomic segment of Dromaius novaehollandiae isolate bDroNov1 unplaced genomic scaffold, bDroNov1.hap1 HAP1_SCAFFOLD_125, whole genome shotgun sequence includes these proteins:
- the LOC135326533 gene encoding acyl-coenzyme A synthetase ACSM3, mitochondrial-like, producing the protein MRTGTVPIPGRQQLTAKDILHGLQKSKAKCVITDGSVAPAVDSGGPEWQSLKAKLLVSEGHREGWLNFRELLKHAPSDHHCVTTKRQDPMAIYFTSGTTGAPKRTAHSHSSYGIGLTVSGRYWLDLTPSDIFWNTSDTGWAKSGWSSIFSPWIQGACVFAQKMPRFDPSIVFESLSRFPITVFCSAPTAYRMLVQHRLSSYKFRSLRHCVSAGEPINPEVMGEWEEHTGLDIHEGYGQAETVCSDTLQLQQ; encoded by the exons atgcgaacag gaactgtcccgattcctggcaggcagcagctgacagcaaaggacattctccatggactacagaaatcaaaggcaaagtgtgtcatcactgatggttctgtggcaccagctgtggactcaggtgggcctgaatggcagtctctgaaagccaagctgcttgtatcagagggccacagagaaggatggctgaacttcagagagctcctgaa gcatgctccttctgatcaccactgcgtgaccacaaagcgtcaagacccgatggccatctattttaccagtggaactacgggggctccaaaaaggactgcacattcccacagcagctatggcattggcctcacagtaagtggaag gtactggctggacttgactccttcagatatattttggaatacatcagacacgggctgggcaaagtcaggttggagcagcattttttccccatggattcaaggggcctgtgtctttgcacagaagatgccccgcttcgacccaagcattgtctttgag agtctgtcaagatttcccataacagtcttctgttctgctccaactgcctatcgaatgttggtgcaacatagactgtccag ctacaaattcagaagcctgcggcactgtgtgagtgccggggagccaatcaaccctgaagtgatgggagaatgggaagagcacactgggctggatattcacgaaggctacggacaggcagaaaccgtatgttcagacactttgcagctacagcaataa
- the LOC135326534 gene encoding acyl-coenzyme A synthetase ACSM3, mitochondrial-like produces MRTGTVPIPGRQQLTAKDILHRLQKSKAKCVITDGSVAPAVDSGGPEWQSLKAKLLVSEGHREGWLNFRELLKHAPSDHHCVTTKRQDPMAIYFTSGTTGAPKRTAHSHSSYGIGLTVSGRVCQDFP; encoded by the exons atgcgaacag gaactgtcccgattcctggcaggcagcagctgacagcaaaggacattctccatcgactacagaaatcaaaggcaaagtgtgtcatcactgatggttctgtggcaccagctgtggactcaggtgggcctgaatggcagtctctgaaagccaagctgcttgtatcagagggccacagagaaggatggctgaacttcagagagctcctgaa gcatgctccttctgatcaccactgcgtgaccacaaagcgtcaagacccgatggccatctattttaccagtggaactacgggggctccaaaaaggactgcacattcccacagcagctatggcattggcctcacagtaagtggaag agtctgtcaagatttcccataa
- the LOC135326535 gene encoding acyl-coenzyme A synthetase ACSM3, mitochondrial-like, whose product MRTGTVPIPGRQQLTAKDILHGLQKSKAKCVITDGSVAPAVDSGGPEWQSLKAKLLVSEGHREGWLNFRELLKHAPSDHHCVTTKRQDPMAIYFTSGTTGAPKRTAHSHSSYGIGLTVSGRVCQDFP is encoded by the exons atgcgaacag gaactgtcccgattcctggcaggcagcagctgacagcaaaggacattctccatggactacagaaatcaaaggcaaagtgtgtcatcactgatggttctgtggcaccagctgtggactcaggtgggcctgaatggcagtctctgaaagccaagctgcttgtatcagagggccacagagaaggatggctgaacttcagagagctcctgaa gcatgctccttctgatcaccactgcgtgaccacaaagcgtcaagacccgatggccatctattttaccagtggaactacgggggctccaaaaaggactgcacattcccacagcagctatggcattggcctcacagtaagtggaag agtctgtcaagatttcccataa